A genomic segment from Alistipes senegalensis JC50 encodes:
- a CDS encoding translocation/assembly module TamB domain-containing protein yields MLRKIVKYTLRTLIVILLAVLLAPALLYVPAVQDFIRGKAVGYASEALGMDLSVGRIRLAFPLRLTVEETLLIDRADTLVDCGRLSLDVALWPLIRKEVVVRSFELDRIAARYKDTTGGLDMRLSAGLLSLGETRADLRTQRAGIARITLSDGDIFLGLKASAPAEKADSTAPPAWSLDIRKISVLNTSFGMRTAPAVTELAVRLADGTVEECRVRLDSQQVSVGSVLLDRGVCSYLTAPSGPGTETPPEPADTTPSLPWTVRVGSVALTDNRVEYGTLGHRPAAGFDPAFIALSALDLRIDSVYNRGADIALQLRQLTFTERSGLSVRDASGRFEMGPAGVSLSGFELGTARSRLRADVSAGPGILRTEPRTPLSAALSADLNTREIADLYPAAIPPALNDRTVRVKLTAAGTLADIGRIGLDISSPGHLDFTANGRAQNLLDPESLNASARFEGDFRDMAFLVELLPDSALRRRVAIPDRIGLRGSAAADRGAFSVASTLSVGDGRIVLDGRLDPRQESYDAEFRCDSFPAGRFLPSDSLGMLDLALTARGAGFDPFKARTRANLRAQIDHAEYRGHDFGGIGLEADLEDHRLSGALSDRDSALRMSLTLSGALTEERQEVRLAGRIADFDLAQMGFVPERLGGSFLLDAEASATRSGSYAARVGLDSIVIRSGYRTDRIRATSLSFAADTASTRIEASSGDLSLRFSSRSPLDSLIAALTRSADTLARQIRLQKVDMEQLQPVLPDFDLQAAAGRNNILNNLLKTRKASFKALEIRGGNHGSQPVSLRMRVEGLASGGIVLDTVKLGIAQEAERLAYYLRAANTPGNLDHVAQAALYGSLAGNTGTVNLWQKNRAGREGFRFGFDVTWTDSLIRASVTPRNPLFGFEPWEVNPGNYLVYRFDKRLEADLDLTHGTQRFALRSVSAPGAPDGIRLDIAGLNIGSMLELLPSAPPIDGVLGADVTLHLAPDSLCLRGDVSVSELSYAKQRFGNLDFGLFYGQGRGHRADARLLLDGAEALTVAGDYRPDRESPLDLTVSVPGLPLRPVNIFLPEDLLRLSGDLGAKVHVRGTSDRLILDGGVRFAQTEVRVPMIGTSFRLSSDTIRIADSRVRFDDYAITAPNKNPLTIRGSVDLSDFARMKADLALRASDFQFVNVARKEGAPVYGKAYLDLDATARGPLDELVVRGSLALLGGTDISYVMQDSPMEVKERPQNVVSFVSFRDLDAQEPSEAAPAVRIGGMDVLLNVDINSDVKAGVDLSASGDNRIDLQGGGNLTYTMNPLGDVSLSGKYVLSGGTVRYNPPVISQKIFKITPDGYVEWVGNIADPAFNITAVETVRTNVSSNDQDARPVNFDISINIRNTLNDLAVSFDLAAPEDLTLQNELNSLTAEQRATQAMNLLIYNTYTGPGSTGKASSENPLNSFIQKELNQWAQNNLKGVDLSFGINSYGEDDPNGQRTDYSYRLSKSLFSNRVRAVIGGKISTDADPSQNLKENLIDDISLEYMLTKRDNMYLRLFRHTGYESILEGEITETGVGFVIRKKLLRLGDLFRLTKRSAEKRQRNESEELPK; encoded by the coding sequence ATGCTGAGAAAAATCGTAAAATATACGCTTCGGACACTGATCGTCATCCTGCTGGCGGTGCTGCTCGCCCCCGCGCTGCTCTACGTTCCGGCCGTTCAGGATTTCATCCGGGGCAAGGCGGTCGGCTACGCCTCCGAGGCGCTCGGCATGGACCTTTCGGTCGGCCGCATCCGCCTCGCCTTCCCGCTCCGGCTGACGGTCGAAGAGACGCTGCTGATCGACCGGGCCGACACGCTCGTCGATTGCGGCCGGCTCTCGCTGGACGTGGCCCTGTGGCCGCTGATCCGGAAAGAGGTCGTCGTCCGCAGTTTCGAACTGGACCGGATCGCGGCCCGCTACAAAGACACCACGGGAGGTTTGGATATGCGCCTCTCCGCCGGACTGCTCTCGCTCGGGGAGACCCGGGCCGACCTCCGGACCCAAAGGGCCGGCATCGCCCGGATCACACTCTCCGACGGCGACATCTTCCTCGGCCTGAAGGCATCGGCCCCTGCGGAAAAGGCCGACAGCACGGCTCCGCCGGCCTGGTCGCTCGACATCCGGAAAATCTCGGTACTGAACACCTCCTTCGGGATGCGGACCGCACCCGCGGTGACCGAACTCGCGGTACGCCTTGCCGACGGCACGGTCGAGGAGTGCCGCGTCCGGCTCGACAGCCAGCAGGTCAGCGTCGGGAGCGTGCTGCTCGACCGCGGCGTCTGCTCCTACCTGACCGCCCCGTCCGGCCCCGGGACCGAAACGCCGCCCGAACCCGCCGACACGACGCCCTCCCTGCCGTGGACCGTGCGGGTGGGAAGCGTCGCGCTGACCGACAACCGGGTGGAGTACGGCACGCTGGGCCACCGCCCCGCCGCGGGATTCGACCCGGCGTTCATCGCCCTCTCGGCACTCGACCTGCGGATCGACTCGGTCTACAACCGGGGCGCCGACATCGCCCTGCAACTCCGGCAGCTGACGTTCACCGAGCGCAGCGGACTTTCGGTGCGCGACGCGAGCGGACGGTTCGAAATGGGCCCGGCAGGCGTTTCGCTCTCCGGATTCGAACTCGGAACCGCCCGGTCCCGGCTCCGGGCCGACGTTTCGGCCGGACCCGGCATCCTGCGCACGGAGCCCCGCACGCCGCTCTCCGCCGCGCTTTCCGCCGACCTGAACACCCGGGAGATCGCCGATCTCTACCCGGCGGCGATCCCTCCGGCGCTGAACGACCGCACGGTCCGGGTGAAACTGACCGCGGCGGGAACCCTGGCCGACATCGGCCGGATCGGTCTCGACATATCGTCGCCCGGACACCTCGACTTCACCGCCAACGGCCGGGCGCAAAACCTCCTCGACCCCGAATCGCTGAACGCTTCGGCCCGTTTCGAAGGCGACTTCCGCGACATGGCCTTCCTCGTGGAGCTGCTGCCCGACTCGGCCCTGCGCCGCCGGGTGGCGATCCCCGACCGGATCGGACTTCGCGGCTCGGCCGCGGCGGACAGAGGTGCGTTCTCGGTCGCCTCGACACTCTCCGTCGGCGACGGCCGCATCGTTCTGGACGGGCGTCTCGATCCCCGGCAGGAGAGCTACGACGCCGAATTCCGGTGCGACAGCTTCCCGGCCGGCCGCTTCCTGCCGTCCGACTCGCTGGGGATGCTCGACCTCGCGCTGACCGCCCGGGGCGCCGGATTCGACCCGTTCAAAGCCCGGACCCGGGCGAACCTTCGGGCGCAGATCGACCATGCGGAGTACCGCGGTCACGACTTCGGCGGCATCGGGCTGGAGGCGGATTTGGAAGACCACCGTCTTTCGGGCGCCCTCTCCGACCGGGATTCGGCCCTGCGGATGTCGCTGACGCTCTCCGGTGCGCTGACCGAGGAGCGGCAGGAGGTGCGCCTCGCAGGCAGAATCGCCGATTTCGACCTCGCACAGATGGGCTTCGTCCCGGAGCGGCTCGGCGGTTCGTTCCTGCTCGACGCCGAGGCATCGGCGACCCGCTCCGGCAGCTATGCCGCCCGCGTGGGGCTGGACAGCATCGTGATCCGAAGCGGCTACCGCACCGACCGCATCCGCGCCACCAGCCTCTCGTTCGCGGCCGACACGGCCTCGACGCGGATCGAGGCGTCGTCCGGCGACCTGTCGCTGCGGTTCTCGTCGCGCAGTCCGCTGGACTCGCTGATCGCGGCCCTGACCCGGAGCGCCGACACGCTGGCACGCCAAATCCGCCTCCAGAAGGTCGATATGGAACAGCTGCAACCCGTGCTTCCCGACTTCGACCTGCAAGCCGCAGCCGGACGGAACAATATCCTGAACAACCTGCTGAAAACCCGGAAAGCCTCGTTCAAAGCGTTGGAAATCCGGGGCGGCAACCACGGTTCGCAGCCCGTTTCGCTCCGGATGCGCGTCGAAGGGCTCGCCTCGGGAGGCATCGTGCTGGACACCGTGAAGCTCGGCATCGCGCAGGAGGCGGAACGGCTGGCCTACTACCTCCGCGCGGCGAACACCCCCGGCAATCTCGACCATGTGGCGCAAGCCGCCCTGTACGGCAGTCTGGCGGGCAACACCGGCACGGTGAACCTCTGGCAGAAGAACCGTGCGGGCCGCGAAGGGTTCCGCTTCGGGTTCGACGTGACGTGGACCGACAGCCTGATCCGCGCGAGCGTCACGCCCCGCAACCCGCTCTTCGGCTTCGAACCCTGGGAGGTCAATCCCGGCAACTACCTCGTCTACCGCTTCGACAAACGGCTGGAAGCCGACCTCGACCTGACCCACGGCACCCAGCGGTTCGCGCTGCGGAGCGTCTCCGCCCCCGGCGCGCCCGACGGCATCCGGCTCGACATCGCCGGACTGAACATCGGTTCAATGCTGGAACTGCTCCCCTCGGCACCGCCCATCGACGGCGTGCTGGGCGCCGACGTGACGCTGCACCTCGCGCCGGACAGCCTGTGCCTCCGGGGCGACGTGTCGGTGTCGGAGCTCTCCTACGCAAAACAGCGTTTCGGGAATCTCGATTTCGGGCTCTTCTACGGTCAGGGCCGGGGACACCGGGCCGATGCACGGCTCCTGCTGGACGGCGCCGAGGCGCTGACCGTCGCGGGCGACTACCGCCCCGACCGCGAAAGCCCGCTCGACCTGACGGTCTCGGTTCCGGGACTTCCCCTGCGTCCGGTCAACATCTTCCTGCCCGAAGATCTGCTCCGCCTCTCGGGCGACCTCGGGGCGAAAGTGCACGTGCGGGGCACCTCCGACCGGCTGATACTCGACGGCGGCGTGCGGTTCGCGCAGACCGAGGTCCGCGTGCCGATGATCGGCACCTCGTTCCGGCTCTCGTCCGACACCATCCGCATCGCCGACAGCCGCGTGCGGTTCGACGACTACGCGATCACGGCCCCGAACAAAAATCCGCTGACGATCCGGGGCAGCGTCGATCTCTCGGACTTCGCCCGGATGAAGGCCGACCTCGCGCTGCGCGCCTCCGACTTCCAGTTCGTGAACGTCGCCCGCAAGGAGGGAGCCCCGGTCTACGGAAAAGCCTACCTCGATCTCGACGCCACGGCCCGGGGGCCGCTCGACGAACTCGTCGTCCGCGGCAGCCTCGCCCTGCTGGGCGGCACGGACATCAGTTACGTCATGCAGGACTCGCCGATGGAGGTGAAAGAGCGGCCGCAGAACGTCGTGTCGTTCGTGTCGTTCCGCGACCTCGACGCGCAGGAGCCCTCCGAAGCGGCCCCGGCGGTCCGGATCGGCGGTATGGACGTGCTGCTGAACGTCGATATCAACAGCGACGTGAAGGCCGGCGTGGACCTCTCGGCCAGCGGCGATAACCGCATCGACCTCCAGGGCGGCGGCAACCTGACCTACACGATGAATCCGCTGGGCGACGTGAGCCTCTCGGGCAAATACGTCCTCTCGGGCGGCACCGTGCGCTACAACCCGCCGGTCATCTCGCAGAAGATCTTCAAGATCACCCCCGACGGCTACGTCGAGTGGGTGGGGAACATCGCCGACCCAGCCTTCAACATCACGGCCGTCGAAACCGTCCGGACCAACGTCTCCTCGAACGACCAGGATGCGCGCCCGGTGAACTTCGACATCTCGATCAACATCCGCAACACGCTCAACGACCTCGCGGTGAGCTTCGACCTCGCGGCCCCCGAGGACCTCACGCTGCAAAACGAGCTGAACTCGCTCACGGCCGAACAGCGCGCCACGCAGGCGATGAACCTCCTGATCTACAACACCTACACGGGTCCCGGATCGACGGGCAAAGCCTCCTCGGAGAACCCGCTCAACTCGTTCATCCAAAAAGAGCTCAACCAGTGGGCGCAGAACAACCTGAAAGGCGTCGATCTCTCGTTCGGCATCAACTCCTACGGCGAGGACGACCCCAACGGCCAGCGCACCGACTACTCCTACCGCCTTTCGAAGAGCCTGTTCAGCAACCGCGTGCGGGCGGTCATCGGAGGCAAGATCAGCACCGACGCCGATCCGTCGCAGAACCTCAAGGAGAACCTGATCGACGACATCTCGCTGGAATACATGCTCACCAAACGGGACAACATGTACCTGCGCCTGTTCCGCCACACGGGCTACGAGAGCATCCTCGAAGGCGAGATCACCGAGACGGGCGTGGGCTTCGTCATCCGCAAGAAACTGCTGCGCCTAGGCGACCTGTTCCGGCTGACGAAGCGCAGCGCCGAAAAACGACAACGCAATGAGTCCGAAGAGCTTCCGAAATAG
- a CDS encoding BamA/TamA family outer membrane protein, giving the protein MSPKSFRNSVFLLAAAALLAACSTTRRLGAGEVLYTGVKKIRIEPDSGVVLSSAAESAVKEPLSVAPNNPLYSPYLRTPLPIGLWAWNYFYTPKEKGFKYWFYKRLAKQPVLISKVQPELRTRVAEQVLENYGYFGSRASDSLLHRKHGRKAKVNYTLRIAPPFRYSEITYPAVEGGLKPLIDSLHATSLLRTGAQYNLDTLTLERQRIARLLRNRGYYYFRPEYLEYLADTTISPQRVAVRLNLKPNTPEVALKPYRVGDITVRLTNIRPGPADTLRLRNATVIAQRPMKIRPGVLARALALEPGQLFTVDAQSRTQTSLNKLGIFRSVNLGVTPLDSLRGADTLDVTLDAQFDYPLEAALETDVTTKSNSFIGPGITFKVSNNNLFRGGEVLALKLNGSYEWQTGNRNSGGRSSRLNSYELGLNANLNIPRLLLPASMTRRMRYPGSTSFQLGVDLMNRPSFFRLIAFSGSAGYNFQTSPYSRHALTVFKLTYNKLLHTTESFDQTMDENPAIAMSFRNQFVPSIGYTYTFDKSYGATGNRRLYWQNSVTSAGNLLSGILRAFGERQPQHLFGNRFSQFAKEVSELKFYHRIGRRNNWLATRLLVGVGYAYGNSEVMPYSEQFYIGGANSIRAFTVRSLGPGSYRPPRDDRNGYLDQTGDFKLEANVEYRFGLLGKLGGAVFLDAGNIWLLKNDPKRPGAELKWKGFLNEIALGTGFGLRYDISVLVIRADLGIGLHTPYPNPDKKGYYNISSFKDGLGFHLAIGYPF; this is encoded by the coding sequence ATGAGTCCGAAGAGCTTCCGAAATAGCGTCTTCCTGCTTGCGGCCGCCGCGCTGCTCGCAGCCTGCTCCACCACCCGGCGTCTGGGGGCGGGCGAGGTTCTGTACACGGGCGTGAAGAAAATCCGCATCGAGCCCGACTCGGGCGTCGTGCTCTCCTCGGCCGCCGAATCGGCCGTGAAGGAGCCCCTCTCCGTAGCCCCGAACAACCCGCTTTACAGCCCCTATCTGCGCACGCCGCTGCCGATCGGCCTCTGGGCGTGGAACTATTTCTACACGCCGAAAGAAAAGGGATTCAAATACTGGTTCTACAAGCGGCTGGCCAAACAGCCCGTGCTGATCTCCAAGGTGCAGCCCGAACTGCGCACCCGGGTCGCCGAGCAGGTTCTCGAAAACTACGGCTATTTCGGCTCCCGGGCCTCGGACTCCCTGCTCCACCGCAAGCACGGCCGCAAGGCCAAGGTGAACTATACGCTCCGGATCGCGCCGCCGTTCCGCTACTCGGAGATCACCTACCCGGCGGTCGAAGGCGGGCTGAAACCCCTGATCGACAGTCTGCACGCCACCTCGCTGCTCCGCACGGGCGCGCAATACAACCTCGACACCCTCACGCTCGAACGGCAGCGCATCGCGCGGCTCCTGCGCAACCGGGGCTACTACTATTTCCGTCCGGAGTATCTGGAATACCTCGCCGACACGACGATCTCGCCGCAACGGGTCGCCGTGCGGCTGAACCTCAAGCCAAACACCCCCGAGGTGGCCCTCAAACCCTACCGCGTGGGCGACATCACCGTCCGCCTGACCAACATCCGCCCCGGTCCGGCCGACACCCTCCGGCTGCGCAACGCCACGGTCATCGCCCAGCGTCCGATGAAGATACGGCCCGGAGTCCTCGCCCGGGCGCTCGCCCTCGAACCCGGCCAGCTCTTCACCGTCGATGCCCAGAGCCGCACGCAAACCAGCCTCAACAAACTGGGGATTTTCCGCTCGGTCAACCTGGGCGTCACGCCGCTCGACTCCCTGCGGGGCGCCGACACGCTCGACGTCACGCTCGACGCGCAGTTCGACTACCCGCTCGAAGCGGCCCTCGAGACCGACGTGACCACCAAGTCGAACAGCTTCATCGGCCCGGGCATCACCTTCAAGGTCAGCAACAACAACCTCTTCCGGGGCGGCGAGGTCCTCGCCCTGAAGCTCAACGGCTCCTACGAATGGCAGACGGGCAACCGGAACTCCGGAGGCCGCTCCTCGCGGCTGAACTCCTACGAACTGGGGCTGAACGCCAATCTCAACATCCCGCGACTGCTGCTGCCGGCATCCATGACGCGGCGCATGCGCTATCCGGGAAGCACCTCGTTCCAGCTGGGCGTGGACCTGATGAACCGTCCCAGCTTCTTCCGGCTGATCGCCTTCAGCGGCTCGGCGGGCTACAATTTCCAAACCTCGCCTTACAGCCGCCACGCGCTGACGGTCTTCAAGCTCACCTATAACAAACTGCTGCACACGACCGAATCCTTCGATCAGACGATGGACGAGAACCCGGCCATCGCCATGAGCTTCCGCAACCAGTTCGTGCCGTCGATCGGCTACACCTACACCTTCGACAAGAGCTACGGCGCCACGGGCAACCGCCGACTCTACTGGCAGAACAGCGTCACTTCGGCGGGCAATCTCCTCTCGGGCATTCTGCGGGCCTTCGGCGAGCGGCAGCCCCAGCACCTCTTCGGCAACCGATTCTCGCAGTTCGCCAAGGAGGTGAGCGAATTGAAGTTCTACCACCGCATCGGCCGCCGCAACAACTGGCTGGCAACGCGCCTGCTCGTCGGCGTGGGCTACGCCTACGGCAACTCGGAGGTGATGCCTTACAGCGAACAGTTCTACATCGGCGGCGCCAACAGCATCCGGGCCTTCACGGTGCGTTCGCTGGGCCCCGGCAGCTACCGCCCGCCCCGCGACGACCGCAACGGATACCTCGACCAGACGGGCGATTTCAAACTGGAGGCCAACGTCGAATACCGCTTCGGGCTCCTCGGGAAGCTCGGCGGAGCCGTATTCCTCGACGCCGGCAACATCTGGCTGCTGAAAAACGACCCCAAACGCCCCGGCGCGGAGCTGAAATGGAAAGGCTTCCTGAACGAGATCGCCTTGGGCACGGGCTTCGGACTGCGTTACGACATCAGCGTTCTGGTCATCCGCGCCGACCTCGGCATCGGCCTGCACACGCCCTATCCGAATCCGGACAAAAAGGGTTATTACAACATCTCCAGTTTCAAGGACGGCCTGGGCTTCCACCTGGCCATCGGCTATCCTTTCTGA
- a CDS encoding flavodoxin family protein produces the protein MKVLLINGSPRREGNTFIALSEVARTLRDEGIGAEIVSIGTRAVQGCIACGKCAELGRCVFNDALYDEVREKLAGADALVVGSPVYYAGPNGSLCALLDRLFYSCGNLLAYKPAAAVAVCRRGGASATFDRLNKYFTISNMPVVSSQYWNSVHGRLPGEAAQDVEGLQTMRVLARNMARVLRAGLLAGEGRPEPEERVATSFIR, from the coding sequence ATGAAAGTACTGCTTATCAACGGAAGCCCCCGGCGCGAGGGGAACACCTTCATCGCGCTTTCGGAAGTGGCCCGCACGCTCCGCGACGAGGGCATCGGGGCCGAGATCGTGTCGATCGGCACGCGGGCCGTGCAGGGGTGCATCGCCTGCGGGAAATGCGCGGAGTTGGGCCGCTGCGTCTTCAACGACGCGCTCTACGACGAAGTGCGTGAAAAACTCGCCGGGGCCGACGCCCTCGTGGTCGGGTCGCCGGTCTACTACGCCGGGCCGAACGGATCGCTGTGCGCACTGTTGGACCGGTTGTTCTACTCCTGCGGGAACCTGCTGGCTTACAAGCCTGCGGCTGCGGTGGCTGTCTGCCGCCGGGGCGGGGCGAGCGCGACGTTCGACCGGCTGAACAAGTATTTCACGATCTCGAACATGCCTGTCGTCTCGTCGCAGTATTGGAACAGCGTTCACGGACGGCTGCCCGGCGAGGCGGCGCAGGATGTCGAAGGATTGCAGACGATGCGGGTGCTGGCGCGCAACATGGCGCGCGTGCTTCGCGCGGGGCTGCTGGCCGGGGAGGGGCGTCCGGAGCCCGAAGAGCGGGTGGCGACGAGTTTTATCCGGTAG
- the ubiE gene encoding bifunctional demethylmenaquinone methyltransferase/2-methoxy-6-polyprenyl-1,4-benzoquinol methylase UbiE, with amino-acid sequence MKPYNTDQTKKEEVREMFDNIAPRYDLLNHTLSVNIDRIWRRRAVNEVRRANPRRILDVATGTGDLAIALARRIRDVQVMGVDLSEEMLAVARRKVEARGLDSRIVLERGDAEHLEVADASVDAATVAFGVRNFGDLAAGLCELARTIRPGGKVVILEFSRPRNRVFRALYEFYSYKILPRIGGLVSRDKRAYEYLPASVGEFPAPAEFLGMMEKAGFRNCRAKSQSCGIAQIYIGER; translated from the coding sequence ATGAAACCCTACAACACAGATCAGACCAAGAAGGAGGAGGTCCGCGAGATGTTCGACAACATCGCGCCGCGGTACGACCTGCTGAACCATACGCTTTCGGTGAACATCGACCGCATCTGGCGCCGCCGTGCGGTGAACGAGGTGCGGCGTGCGAATCCCCGCCGCATACTCGACGTGGCGACCGGCACGGGCGACCTGGCGATCGCCCTGGCGCGGCGCATCCGCGACGTGCAGGTGATGGGCGTGGACCTTTCGGAGGAGATGCTCGCCGTGGCGCGCCGCAAGGTCGAGGCCCGGGGGCTGGACAGCCGCATCGTTCTCGAACGGGGCGATGCCGAACATCTGGAGGTGGCCGACGCCTCGGTCGATGCGGCGACCGTCGCATTCGGGGTGCGCAATTTCGGCGACCTCGCGGCCGGGCTCTGCGAACTGGCCCGCACGATAAGGCCCGGGGGCAAAGTCGTTATCCTGGAGTTCTCGCGGCCCCGCAACCGGGTGTTCCGGGCGCTGTACGAGTTCTACTCCTACAAGATATTGCCCCGCATCGGCGGACTGGTGTCGCGCGACAAAAGGGCCTACGAGTATCTGCCGGCTTCGGTGGGGGAGTTCCCCGCTCCGGCGGAGTTTCTGGGGATGATGGAAAAGGCGGGGTTCCGGAACTGCCGGGCGAAGAGCCAGAGTTGCGGGATCGCGCAGATATATATAGGAGAGCGATGA
- a CDS encoding ABC transporter permease codes for MNLAFFIARRMAKPSPENKPGVMERIAVVSVAVGAAVMILAMAVIMGFKREVAHKMTGFAAHVSVTDVRGVNALDSEPVHRSAHLEELIRATEGFEAMAPYAVKGGIVRTADAVGEVMLKGVEGDYDWSYFREWLVEGELPRVGDSVRTKDILLSRSLADRLLLGVGDKVEMLFVEPGEMPRRDRFKVAGVYASGMEEMDGMVVVTDIRNVQRLSDWGPDEISGYEIRTRDLRDAGAFARTLGRTLLYDEAEGTENLAVTSVTERYANIFDWLKAHDVNAAVIIVIMLVVAFFNMASALLILVLERTRMIGLLKALGMRSGELRRIFLWRAGFVTLRGLAWGNAVGLGLCLVQKWTHLIKLSSEGYLLSEVPVSLGWGWWLALNAGFVAAIVALLVIPTAVVSGVKPEETIRYE; via the coding sequence ATGAATCTCGCCTTTTTCATCGCACGCCGCATGGCGAAGCCCTCCCCGGAGAACAAACCCGGGGTGATGGAGCGTATCGCCGTGGTGTCGGTGGCTGTGGGTGCGGCTGTGATGATCCTTGCGATGGCCGTCATCATGGGGTTCAAACGCGAGGTGGCGCACAAGATGACGGGCTTCGCCGCCCATGTCTCGGTGACCGACGTGCGGGGCGTTAACGCCCTCGATTCGGAACCCGTGCACCGCAGCGCGCACCTCGAGGAGCTGATCCGCGCGACCGAAGGGTTCGAGGCGATGGCCCCCTACGCCGTGAAGGGCGGCATCGTGCGCACGGCCGACGCCGTGGGCGAGGTGATGCTCAAAGGCGTCGAGGGGGATTACGACTGGTCTTATTTCCGCGAGTGGCTCGTCGAAGGCGAGCTGCCCCGCGTGGGCGATTCGGTACGCACGAAAGACATCCTGCTGTCGCGTTCGCTGGCCGACAGGCTGCTGTTAGGGGTGGGCGACAAGGTCGAGATGCTCTTCGTCGAGCCGGGCGAGATGCCCCGCCGCGACCGGTTCAAGGTGGCGGGCGTCTACGCCTCGGGGATGGAGGAGATGGACGGCATGGTGGTCGTCACGGACATCCGCAACGTGCAGCGGCTTTCGGACTGGGGGCCGGACGAGATCTCCGGTTACGAGATCCGGACCCGCGACCTGCGCGACGCCGGCGCCTTCGCCCGCACGTTGGGCCGCACGCTGCTCTACGACGAGGCGGAGGGAACGGAGAACCTCGCGGTGACGAGCGTCACGGAGCGTTACGCCAACATCTTCGACTGGCTGAAAGCCCACGACGTGAACGCCGCGGTGATCATCGTCATCATGTTGGTCGTGGCCTTCTTCAACATGGCCTCGGCGCTGCTGATTCTGGTGCTCGAACGCACGCGAATGATCGGTCTGCTGAAGGCTCTCGGGATGCGCAGCGGCGAACTGCGGCGCATCTTCCTCTGGCGGGCGGGCTTCGTCACGCTGCGGGGACTGGCGTGGGGCAACGCCGTCGGGCTGGGGCTGTGTCTGGTGCAGAAGTGGACCCATTTGATAAAACTCAGTTCGGAGGGCTACCTGCTCTCGGAGGTGCCCGTGTCGCTGGGATGGGGATGGTGGCTGGCGCTGAACGCCGGGTTCGTCGCCGCGATCGTCGCCCTGCTGGTGATCCCGACGGCCGTGGTGTCCGGCGTGAAACCCGAAGAAACGATAAGATACGAATGA
- a CDS encoding SDR family NAD(P)-dependent oxidoreductase has translation MKKEALITGATSGIGRATALRLAKEGYAVTATGRRAERLAALKTEIEAAGGRCTTLAFDVRSEEEVRRNLEPLERVNLLVNNAGLAAGLEHIDQGDTRDWDAMIDTNVKGLLYVTRVIAPKMVAAGGGHIFNIGSIAGTEAYENGAVYCASKHAVHAISQSMRADLLSAGIKVTEIRPGMVETEFSEVRFHGDKERADAVYAGVEPLTGDDIAEAIAWAAQLPAHMNVNDMVLMPARQAGAYYTYRKTK, from the coding sequence ATGAAAAAGGAAGCTCTTATTACGGGTGCGACATCGGGCATCGGACGCGCCACGGCGCTGCGGCTTGCGAAAGAGGGGTATGCCGTCACGGCCACCGGACGGCGTGCCGAACGCCTCGCGGCGCTGAAAACCGAGATCGAAGCCGCGGGAGGCCGCTGCACGACGCTCGCGTTCGACGTGCGCTCCGAAGAGGAGGTGCGCCGGAATCTCGAACCGCTCGAAAGGGTCAATCTGCTGGTCAACAACGCGGGACTGGCCGCCGGGCTGGAACACATCGACCAAGGCGACACCCGCGACTGGGACGCCATGATCGACACCAACGTCAAGGGGCTGCTCTACGTCACGCGCGTCATCGCCCCGAAGATGGTCGCCGCAGGCGGCGGCCACATCTTCAACATCGGCTCGATCGCCGGAACCGAAGCCTACGAGAACGGTGCGGTCTACTGCGCCTCGAAGCACGCCGTGCACGCCATTTCGCAGTCGATGCGCGCCGACCTGCTGTCGGCCGGGATCAAGGTCACGGAAATTCGCCCGGGGATGGTCGAGACGGAGTTTTCCGAAGTCCGCTTCCACGGCGACAAGGAGCGCGCCGATGCGGTCTACGCGGGCGTCGAGCCCCTCACCGGCGACGACATCGCCGAAGCGATCGCATGGGCCGCACAATTACCCGCGCATATGAACGTTAATGATATGGTACTGATGCCCGCCCGACAGGCCGGAGCCTATTACACGTACCGCAAAACAAAATAG